Within the Nitrosococcus wardiae genome, the region GACATTCTGCCGGTCAGCGAGCAACCAGAATACGCGGATCTTATTCAGTGGCGACAATCGCAAGGTCTGGCACCGCAACCTGCAATTGTCGTCATTAGTGCCAGTCTGAATCTCCCTATCCCAGAGATATTGTTCAATTCTAATCGGTCAATCTATGTGGCTACGGGTTCTAAGGCAGATCCGCTTCGGGTGCAAGAGCTCAAAGAGAAAGGTATTCAAGTCATTGTGGCAGGCAAGGGGTTACGTGTTCAGGGACAAGCGCTGATCGCAGCATTGGGGCAGGAAGGGTTCACTACCCTTTATGCCATTGCTGGCCCCGAGGTTTTAAAAACTTTGCTGACTGATCAAATACTCAATCGACTCTATTTAACTCACGCCCTTCGAATTTTAGGGGGGGAATCCTTCGATACTCTTTTGGAAGGAGAACGGCTTAATCCGGCTGCAGACTTCAATCTGCATTCGCTTTACTACGATATTACAAACGAGGGAGAACCTAGCCAGATGTTTACTATTTATGAAGCTGTAGCGAGAAAAGACAGCGCACCAAACAGCTAAATTATCCTCTTCATGGCACTTACCATTCCACTACGGCTTTCACTGGCAGGTGATCGGAGGCTACTCGCGTCAATGAAGAAGCCTCCACCTCCAGTGCTAGCAACCGTCGGTGTCCGTGTAGCCAAATACGATCCAACGCCAGGAGAGGATAACGGGCGGGAAAGGAGGCCGGTGCTGGGAATTGGCCAAATGCAGAACATAACCAACGCAAGGCTCGACTCCAGGGCCACCACTCATTGAAATCCCCCATAAGCACTGTACGCCCTTCATCTGGAGTAAGCCCCAGGCTAAGCAACTGCTGAATCTGAAGTTTCCGCTCTCGAATCGTCAATCCTAGATGGGTCGCCACCACTCGTATTTTCTGCCCTCGCCATTTGAGATCCACATCAATGGCACCACGAGGCTCGCGCCATGAGGCACTGAGATCATAGCGCTGTACCTGGAGTAATTTAGCTCGCGTCAACAACGCATTCCCGTAATGGAATGTTTTACGGAGAAATATCGGACCGGGAATGGCGACCAATCCGGTTTCGCCGGCAAGGTAGTCAAGCAAGTCTTGGCCGTTTACGGACTGGTGTTCTACCTCTTGTAAGGCGATTACATCTGCATCAAGGGAACGGAGCACAGAAGCCGTTCGGGCTGGATTGAAACGACGATCAGCACCGATGCAGCTACTGATGTTATAGGTGGCAAGCCGCAGCTGCATTAAAACCTTGACCTTCAGGCCTTCTCTCGCCGAAGCCAATAGCCACCCAAAGCGGCAATCACCAATAACAGCAGACCCAAAAAGATCACAAAGATAAAGCGAGTTATTCCCGGCTCACGCAATGCAGCCATTAAACCATCAACAAAAAATACCATAGCAAATATTCCAGGTGTCATC harbors:
- a CDS encoding RibD family protein — encoded protein: MDSINPSRNKLLRLFPAPLEQVALEGLYLNQELHRLGTHSQPFVYTNFIASLDGRISLEHPQKRTRIVPDNIANPRDWRLFQELAAQADALLTSGRYIRQLAQNVAQDILPVSEQPEYADLIQWRQSQGLAPQPAIVVISASLNLPIPEILFNSNRSIYVATGSKADPLRVQELKEKGIQVIVAGKGLRVQGQALIAALGQEGFTTLYAIAGPEVLKTLLTDQILNRLYLTHALRILGGESFDTLLEGERLNPAADFNLHSLYYDITNEGEPSQMFTIYEAVARKDSAPNS
- a CDS encoding endonuclease/exonuclease/phosphatase family protein, with translation MQLRLATYNISSCIGADRRFNPARTASVLRSLDADVIALQEVEHQSVNGQDLLDYLAGETGLVAIPGPIFLRKTFHYGNALLTRAKLLQVQRYDLSASWREPRGAIDVDLKWRGQKIRVVATHLGLTIRERKLQIQQLLSLGLTPDEGRTVLMGDFNEWWPWSRALRWLCSAFGQFPAPASFPARYPLLALDRIWLHGHRRLLALEVEASSLTRVASDHLPVKAVVEW